In a genomic window of Candidatus Omnitrophota bacterium:
- a CDS encoding transposase, whose product MSNIKRFYEENATYFLTTVTKNRFEIFNNPKNCKILLVTIEYFKLILDYKLYGFCIMPDHLHLIIHPLGKYSFSYIMKMLKGSLANKLNKINDRKGKIWQKGFYDECIFDSYELVKKLEYIHNNPVKANYVTSPEEYPYSSYNHYFKTDYSPNPIIEIDKLD is encoded by the coding sequence ATGAGTAATATAAAGAGGTTCTACGAAGAAAATGCGACTTATTTTTTAACTACTGTGACAAAAAACAGGTTCGAAATATTCAATAATCCCAAAAACTGTAAAATATTACTTGTTACAATAGAATATTTCAAACTTATACTCGATTATAAATTATATGGTTTTTGTATTATGCCAGATCATCTACATTTAATTATCCACCCATTAGGAAAATACAGTTTTTCCTACATTATGAAAATGTTAAAAGGAAGCTTAGCAAACAAACTAAATAAAATAAATGATAGAAAAGGAAAAATCTGGCAAAAAGGATTTTATGACGAATGTATTTTTGACTCTTACGAGTTAGTTAAAAAATTAGAATATATACATAATAATCCCGTAAAAGCTAATTACGTTACCTCTCCTGAAGAATATCCTTACTCCAGCTACAATCATTATTTTAAAACTGATTATTCTCCAAATCCTATCATTGAAATCGATAAACTTGATTAG